One segment of Oscillospiraceae bacterium MB08-C2-2 DNA contains the following:
- a CDS encoding metal ABC transporter substrate-binding protein, which translates to MVLKRFLSILAAGLVFLTGVGCKGADQPPEQSDKLSVCVSFYPMYDFAAKIGGEHVSLTNLVPAGTEPHDWEPRPADIAALEKADVFIYNGAGMEHWVDGVLDALSTEKLVIVETSHGLTQATEQKDEHSDEEEDDHGGLDPHVWLDPVLVKEQAVAIRDAFVKADPEHQADYESNYQTFVGQLDELDQEFRKTLEPLPGKDIVVAHAAFGYLCRRYGLNQVAAEGFSPDSEPGPAQLSKLISYAREHQIRVIFFEELTSPKVAEVIAREIGAETAVLNPLEGLTPEQEAAGEDYFSVMRRNLEALKLALE; encoded by the coding sequence ATGGTTTTGAAGCGTTTTCTTAGTATACTGGCCGCAGGGCTGGTTTTTCTTACCGGTGTAGGGTGTAAAGGGGCGGATCAGCCCCCGGAGCAGTCGGATAAGCTTTCTGTTTGTGTGAGCTTTTACCCCATGTATGATTTTGCCGCCAAAATCGGCGGGGAGCATGTCTCGTTGACCAATCTTGTCCCCGCAGGCACCGAGCCCCACGATTGGGAACCTCGGCCGGCGGACATAGCGGCTTTGGAAAAGGCCGATGTATTCATTTATAATGGTGCCGGCATGGAGCATTGGGTGGATGGTGTGCTGGATGCTCTTTCAACCGAAAAGCTGGTGATTGTGGAAACTTCCCACGGGCTGACACAGGCCACAGAGCAGAAGGACGAGCATTCGGACGAAGAAGAGGATGATCACGGTGGCTTAGACCCTCATGTGTGGCTGGACCCGGTGCTGGTCAAGGAGCAGGCGGTGGCCATCCGGGATGCCTTTGTGAAGGCTGACCCGGAGCATCAGGCGGATTACGAAAGCAATTACCAGACCTTTGTGGGGCAGCTGGACGAGCTGGATCAGGAGTTCCGAAAGACTTTGGAACCCCTGCCAGGTAAAGATATTGTGGTGGCCCATGCGGCCTTTGGCTACCTTTGCCGTCGGTATGGGCTCAATCAGGTGGCGGCTGAGGGCTTTTCCCCGGATTCCGAGCCGGGGCCTGCCCAGCTTTCCAAGCTGATCTCTTATGCCCGGGAGCATCAGATTCGGGTGATCTTTTTTGAAGAGCTGACCTCGCCCAAGGTGGCGGAGGTTATAGCCCGGGAGATTGGGGCCGAAACAGCGGTGCTCAACCCGCTGGAGGGGTTGACCCCTGAGCAGGAAGCGGCGGGGGAGGATTATTTTTCGGTGATGCGCCGTAATTTGGAGGCACTAAAGCTTGCCTTGGAATAG
- a CDS encoding metal ABC transporter ATP-binding protein: MQPVVNIEKVSFDYSGRSVLEDIDLALYAGDFAALIGSNGAGKSTLFKLILGELTPKAGHISILGQDTERFHDWPKIGYVPQSGLSGMADFPATALELVQANLYAKIGFLRRATRQHRELALEALEKVGMRDYAGRMIGQLSGGQQQRVLIARVLVNNPAVLLLDEPVTGMDDNAARQLYALLQELNRQEGLTILMVTHDLEKGTRIAGRVFCLECGSVVELSRDQLEHELSHRHTHPQREGECNA; this comes from the coding sequence ATGCAGCCTGTTGTGAATATAGAAAAGGTTTCCTTTGATTACAGCGGCCGTTCGGTGCTGGAGGATATTGATTTGGCGCTGTATGCCGGGGATTTTGCGGCCTTGATCGGCTCCAATGGTGCGGGGAAAAGCACCCTGTTCAAGCTGATTTTGGGGGAGCTGACCCCAAAGGCGGGCCATATTTCCATTTTGGGGCAGGATACCGAACGCTTTCATGATTGGCCTAAGATCGGGTATGTCCCCCAGAGCGGGCTTTCCGGTATGGCGGATTTCCCTGCCACAGCGCTGGAGTTGGTGCAGGCCAATCTCTATGCCAAAATCGGCTTTCTGCGCCGGGCGACCCGCCAGCACCGGGAACTAGCCCTAGAGGCGCTGGAAAAGGTGGGCATGCGGGACTATGCGGGGCGCATGATCGGCCAGCTCTCGGGCGGTCAGCAGCAGCGGGTTCTCATTGCCCGGGTGCTGGTGAACAACCCGGCGGTTCTGCTGCTGGATGAACCGGTCACCGGCATGGATGATAATGCTGCCCGCCAGCTTTATGCCCTTTTGCAGGAGCTGAACCGGCAGGAGGGGCTGACGATCCTCATGGTGACCCACGATCTGGAAAAAGGCACCCGCATAGCGGGGCGTGTTTTTTGTTTGGAGTGCGGTTCGGTGGTGGAGCTGAGCCGGGATCAGTTGGAGCATGAGCTGAGCCACCGGCATACCCATCCGCAAAGAGAGGGAGAATGCAATGCTTGA
- a CDS encoding metal ABC transporter permease — MLEFEFMRRAFLAGLLLAVIIPCIGIIVVLKRLSMIGDALSHTSLAGVAAGLIMGINPIVGAMTACVAAALGIEAIRKKIPRYSEMAVAIVMSAGVGLAGVLSGFVSNSSSFNSFLFGSIVAISDFELALVVGVSAAVLLGFFLLFKELFYVTLDEKAARLAGVPVKLVNFIFTILTAVTVSVAARTVGVLIVSSMMVIPVACAMQVAGSFKTTVWASAGFGVLFTMIGLTVSYYGQLRPGATIVLVGVAGLLLVFSGKALFRVARAKN; from the coding sequence ATGCTTGAATTTGAATTTATGCGGCGGGCCTTTTTGGCCGGTTTGCTTTTGGCGGTGATCATTCCCTGCATTGGAATTATAGTGGTGCTCAAGCGCCTTTCCATGATTGGGGATGCTCTCTCCCACACCTCTCTGGCGGGGGTGGCGGCGGGGCTGATTATGGGCATCAATCCTATTGTGGGCGCTATGACAGCCTGTGTGGCGGCGGCTCTGGGAATTGAGGCCATCCGCAAAAAAATTCCCCGCTACAGTGAAATGGCGGTGGCTATTGTCATGTCGGCCGGGGTGGGGCTGGCCGGGGTGCTTTCTGGGTTTGTTTCCAATTCCTCCAGCTTCAACAGCTTTTTGTTCGGCAGCATTGTAGCCATCAGTGATTTTGAGCTGGCTTTGGTGGTGGGTGTCAGTGCCGCTGTGCTGCTCGGCTTTTTTCTGCTTTTTAAGGAGCTTTTTTATGTAACACTGGATGAAAAAGCCGCCCGGTTGGCCGGTGTTCCGGTTAAGCTTGTCAATTTCATCTTCACCATCCTCACGGCTGTGACCGTTTCGGTGGCGGCTCGGACTGTGGGGGTGCTGATTGTCTCCTCCATGATGGTGATTCCGGTGGCCTGTGCTATGCAGGTGGCGGGCAGCTTTAAAACAACGGTATGGGCCTCTGCGGGCTTTGGGGTACTGTTCACCATGATTGGGCTTACGGTTTCTTACTATGGCCAGCTTCGGCCGGGTGCCACCATTGTTTTGGTGGGTGTTGCGGGGCTTTTGCTGGTCTTTTCGGGCAAGGCGCTTTTCCGGGTGGCCCGAGCCAAAAACTAG
- a CDS encoding GNAT family protein, which produces MMTPRLLLREYKPEDFPFFRDVYMDEEVMRYAYMDAYKTEQEAREGFEKLLPGAAGEKSFYEWTIVEQATGLYVGSAMMEVQMKNQYGGFGELGYFLLKEFWGKGYATETARALIALGFDQLGFHRVCASCNAANNDSAHVLEKAGMRHEGVLRAVRCKNGLWQDEIRYSILAEEWEKA; this is translated from the coding sequence ATGATGACCCCCAGACTGCTGCTTAGAGAATACAAACCCGAGGATTTCCCCTTTTTTCGGGACGTTTATATGGATGAAGAAGTCATGCGATATGCCTATATGGATGCTTATAAAACCGAGCAGGAGGCTCGGGAGGGCTTTGAAAAGCTTTTGCCGGGTGCCGCCGGAGAAAAGAGTTTTTATGAATGGACCATTGTTGAGCAAGCCACCGGCCTTTATGTCGGCTCCGCCATGATGGAAGTGCAGATGAAAAACCAGTATGGCGGGTTCGGCGAGCTGGGGTATTTTCTGCTCAAGGAATTCTGGGGCAAGGGCTATGCCACTGAAACTGCCCGGGCTTTGATTGCCCTTGGATTTGATCAGCTGGGATTTCATCGGGTTTGCGCCAGCTGCAACGCCGCCAATAACGATTCGGCTCATGTTTTGGAAAAAGCGGGTATGCGCCATGAAGGCGTTTTGAGAGCTGTCCGCTGTAAAAACGGCCTTTGGCAGGATGAAATCCGCTATAGCATTCTGGCGGAGGAATGGGAAAAAGCCTAA